A stretch of Equus caballus isolate H_3958 breed thoroughbred chromosome 11, TB-T2T, whole genome shotgun sequence DNA encodes these proteins:
- the SLC16A11 gene encoding monocarboxylate transporter 11 isoform X7 codes for MVSARPRPPSLSVPGGSGPLWCSLFTERARPSWAPSLQSLPSENPPARGVGRKPGRAIPRPSPSPTARRGRKAMTPKPAGPPDGGWGWVVAAAAFAVNGLSYGLLRSLGLALPDLAEHFDRSAQDTAWVSALALAVQQAASPVGSALSTRWGARPVVMVGGVLTSLGFVFSAFARSLLHLYLGLGVLAGFGWALVFAPALGTLSRYFSRRRVLAVGLALTGNGASSLLLAPTLQFLLDTFGWRGALLLLGAITLHLTPCGALLRPLTLPGDAPAPPRGPLAALGLGLFTRRAFSVFALGTALVGGGYFVPYVHLAPHALDRGLGGYGAALVVAVAAVGDAGARLVCGWLADQGWVPLSRLLAVFGALTGLGLLAVGLVPAVRSEEGWGGPLLAAAGAYGLSAGSYAPLVFGVLPGLVGIGGVVQATGLMMMLMSLGGLLGPPLSGRRTKGQHSLPNCCTAIPMEAIQETRAACSSNAATNSTKKTPKERSTPNTSADWKNAESTTIHPQPPSGGSDLRAIWEETYRSQRPKITGERKGGSELTWRQHHHLPLLQWGWKLLLCPPTGPELTSMPIFLYFICGTPTTAWLLPSGAMSAPRLQTGEPQATEKQNVRT; via the exons ATGGTTTCAGCTCGCCCCCGCCCTCCTTCCCTCAGCGTCCCAGGTGGCTCAGGCCCCCTGTGGTGCTCTCTGTTTACGGAGAGAGCCCGTCCAAGTTGGGCTCCATCTCTGCAATCGCTCCCCTCTGAGAACCCGCCCGCCCGGGGAGTGGGGAGAAAACCAGGCCGTGCCATTCCTCgtccttccccttcccccaccgCCCGGAGAGGTCGG AAGGCGATGACCCCCAAGCCGGCCGGACCCCCGgacgggggctggggctgggtggtGGCGGCCGCAGCCTTCGCGGTGAATGGGCTCTCCTACGGGCTGTTACGCTCCCTGGGTCTTGCCCTCCCTGACCTCGCGGAGCACTTTGACCGAAGCGCTCAGGACACAGCGTGGGTCAGCGCCCTGGCCCTGGCCGTCCAGCAGGCAGCCA GCCCAGTGGGCAGCGCCCTGAGTACCCGCTGGGGGGCGCGCCCGGTGGTCATGGTTGGGGGCGTCCTCACCTCGCTTGGCTTCGTCTTCTCGGCTTTCGCCCGCAGTCTGCTGCACCTCTACCTCGGCCTGGGCGTCCTCGCTG GTTTCGGCTGGGCCCTGGTGTTCGCCCCTGCCCTCGGCACTCTCTCGCGTTACTTCTCCCGCCGTCGAGtcttggccgtggggctggcacTCACGGGCAACGGGGCCTCCTCGCTGCTCCTGGCGCCCACCTTGCAGTTCCTCCTTGATACTTTCGGCTGGCGGGGCGCCCTGCTCCTCCTTGGCGCCATTACCCTTCACCTTACCCCCTGTGGCGCCCTGCTGCGCCCCCTCACGCTCCCTGGGGACGCCCCGGCCCCACCGCGCGGGCCCCTAGCTGCCCTCGGCCTGGGTCTCTTCACACGCCGGGCCTTCTCAGTTTTCGCTCTGGGCACGGCCCTGGTGGGGGGCGGCTATTTCGTCCCCTACGTGCATTTGGCCCCTCACGCTTTAGACCGGGGCCTGGGGGGGTATGGGGCAGCTCTGGTGGTGGCGGTGGCCGCGGTGGGGGACGCGGGCGCCCGGCTGGTCTGCGGGTGGCTGGCGGACCAGGGCTGGGTGCCCCTCTCGCGGCTGCTGGCGGTGTTCGGGGCTCTAACCGGGCTGGGGCTGCTGGCCGTGGGACTGGTGCCCGCGGTGCGGAGCGAGGAGGGCTGGGGGGGCCCCCTGCTGGCCGCGGCTGGGGCCTACGGGCTGAGCGCCGGAAGTTACGCCCCGCTGGTTTTCGGCGTGCTCCCGGGGCTGGTGGGCATCGGCGGTGTCGTACAAGCCACCGGGctgatgatgatgctgatgagCCTCGGGGGGCTTCTGGGCCCTCCGCTGTCAG GACGCCGGACCAAGGGGCAGCACTCACTCCCAAACTGCTGCACCGCGATTCCTATGGAGGCGATCCAGGAGACGCGTGCTGCCTGCTCCTCGAACGCCGCCACAAACTCCACGAAGAAGACACCGAAGGAGCGGAGCACCCCGAACACCAGCGCCGACTGGAAGAACGCTGAGagcaccaccatccatccccagcCTCCGTCGGGGGGCTCGGACCTACGCGCCATCTGGGAG GAAACCTACAGGTCACAAAGACCAAAAATAACTGGAGAGAGGAAGGGCGGCTCTGAACTCACTTGGCGCCAGCACCACCACCTACCGCTTCTTCAGTGGGGATGGAAACTTCTCCTTTGCCCTCCA actggccctgagctaacatccatgcccattttcctctactttatatgtgggacgcctaccacagcatggcttttaccaagcggtgccatgtctgcacccaggctccaaaccggcgaaccccaggccactgagaagcagaacgtgcgaacttaa
- the SLC16A11 gene encoding monocarboxylate transporter 11 isoform X2: MVSARPRPPSLSVPGGSGPLWCSLFTERARPSWAPSLQSLPSENPPARGVGRKPGRAIPRPSPSPTARRGRKAMTPKPAGPPDGGWGWVVAAAAFAVNGLSYGLLRSLGLALPDLAEHFDRSAQDTAWVSALALAVQQAASPVGSALSTRWGARPVVMVGGVLTSLGFVFSAFARSLLHLYLGLGVLAGFGWALVFAPALGTLSRYFSRRRVLAVGLALTGNGASSLLLAPTLQFLLDTFGWRGALLLLGAITLHLTPCGALLRPLTLPGDAPAPPRGPLAALGLGLFTRRAFSVFALGTALVGGGYFVPYVHLAPHALDRGLGGYGAALVVAVAAVGDAGARLVCGWLADQGWVPLSRLLAVFGALTGLGLLAVGLVPAVRSEEGWGGPLLAAAGAYGLSAGSYAPLVFGVLPGLVGIGGVVQATGLMMMLMSLGGLLGPPLSGRRTKGQHSLPNCCTAIPMEAIQETRAACSSNAATNSTKKTPKERSTPNTSADWKNAESTTIHPQPPSGGSDLRAIWEETYRSQRPKITGERKGGSELTWRQHHHLPLLQWGWKLLLCPPEDWP, translated from the exons ATGGTTTCAGCTCGCCCCCGCCCTCCTTCCCTCAGCGTCCCAGGTGGCTCAGGCCCCCTGTGGTGCTCTCTGTTTACGGAGAGAGCCCGTCCAAGTTGGGCTCCATCTCTGCAATCGCTCCCCTCTGAGAACCCGCCCGCCCGGGGAGTGGGGAGAAAACCAGGCCGTGCCATTCCTCgtccttccccttcccccaccgCCCGGAGAGGTCGG AAGGCGATGACCCCCAAGCCGGCCGGACCCCCGgacgggggctggggctgggtggtGGCGGCCGCAGCCTTCGCGGTGAATGGGCTCTCCTACGGGCTGTTACGCTCCCTGGGTCTTGCCCTCCCTGACCTCGCGGAGCACTTTGACCGAAGCGCTCAGGACACAGCGTGGGTCAGCGCCCTGGCCCTGGCCGTCCAGCAGGCAGCCA GCCCAGTGGGCAGCGCCCTGAGTACCCGCTGGGGGGCGCGCCCGGTGGTCATGGTTGGGGGCGTCCTCACCTCGCTTGGCTTCGTCTTCTCGGCTTTCGCCCGCAGTCTGCTGCACCTCTACCTCGGCCTGGGCGTCCTCGCTG GTTTCGGCTGGGCCCTGGTGTTCGCCCCTGCCCTCGGCACTCTCTCGCGTTACTTCTCCCGCCGTCGAGtcttggccgtggggctggcacTCACGGGCAACGGGGCCTCCTCGCTGCTCCTGGCGCCCACCTTGCAGTTCCTCCTTGATACTTTCGGCTGGCGGGGCGCCCTGCTCCTCCTTGGCGCCATTACCCTTCACCTTACCCCCTGTGGCGCCCTGCTGCGCCCCCTCACGCTCCCTGGGGACGCCCCGGCCCCACCGCGCGGGCCCCTAGCTGCCCTCGGCCTGGGTCTCTTCACACGCCGGGCCTTCTCAGTTTTCGCTCTGGGCACGGCCCTGGTGGGGGGCGGCTATTTCGTCCCCTACGTGCATTTGGCCCCTCACGCTTTAGACCGGGGCCTGGGGGGGTATGGGGCAGCTCTGGTGGTGGCGGTGGCCGCGGTGGGGGACGCGGGCGCCCGGCTGGTCTGCGGGTGGCTGGCGGACCAGGGCTGGGTGCCCCTCTCGCGGCTGCTGGCGGTGTTCGGGGCTCTAACCGGGCTGGGGCTGCTGGCCGTGGGACTGGTGCCCGCGGTGCGGAGCGAGGAGGGCTGGGGGGGCCCCCTGCTGGCCGCGGCTGGGGCCTACGGGCTGAGCGCCGGAAGTTACGCCCCGCTGGTTTTCGGCGTGCTCCCGGGGCTGGTGGGCATCGGCGGTGTCGTACAAGCCACCGGGctgatgatgatgctgatgagCCTCGGGGGGCTTCTGGGCCCTCCGCTGTCAG GACGCCGGACCAAGGGGCAGCACTCACTCCCAAACTGCTGCACCGCGATTCCTATGGAGGCGATCCAGGAGACGCGTGCTGCCTGCTCCTCGAACGCCGCCACAAACTCCACGAAGAAGACACCGAAGGAGCGGAGCACCCCGAACACCAGCGCCGACTGGAAGAACGCTGAGagcaccaccatccatccccagcCTCCGTCGGGGGGCTCGGACCTACGCGCCATCTGGGAG GAAACCTACAGGTCACAAAGACCAAAAATAACTGGAGAGAGGAAGGGCGGCTCTGAACTCACTTGGCGCCAGCACCACCACCTACCGCTTCTTCAGTGGGGATGGAAACTTCTCCTTTGCCCTCCA gaagactggccctga
- the SLC16A11 gene encoding monocarboxylate transporter 11 isoform X8 has product MVGGVLTSLGFVFSAFARSLLHLYLGLGVLAGFGWALVFAPALGTLSRYFSRRRVLAVGLALTGNGASSLLLAPTLQFLLDTFGWRGALLLLGAITLHLTPCGALLRPLTLPGDAPAPPRGPLAALGLGLFTRRAFSVFALGTALVGGGYFVPYVHLAPHALDRGLGGYGAALVVAVAAVGDAGARLVCGWLADQGWVPLSRLLAVFGALTGLGLLAVGLVPAVRSEEGWGGPLLAAAGAYGLSAGSYAPLVFGVLPGLVGIGGVVQATGLMMMLMSLGGLLGPPLSGRRTKGQHSLPNCCTAIPMEAIQETRAACSSNAATNSTKKTPKERSTPNTSADWKNAESTTIHPQPPSGGSDLRAIWEETYRSQRPKITGERKGGSELTWRQHHHLPLLQWGWKLLLCPPTGPELTSMPIFLYFICGTPTTAWLLPSGAMSAPRLQTGEPQATEKQNVRT; this is encoded by the exons ATGGTTGGGGGCGTCCTCACCTCGCTTGGCTTCGTCTTCTCGGCTTTCGCCCGCAGTCTGCTGCACCTCTACCTCGGCCTGGGCGTCCTCGCTG GTTTCGGCTGGGCCCTGGTGTTCGCCCCTGCCCTCGGCACTCTCTCGCGTTACTTCTCCCGCCGTCGAGtcttggccgtggggctggcacTCACGGGCAACGGGGCCTCCTCGCTGCTCCTGGCGCCCACCTTGCAGTTCCTCCTTGATACTTTCGGCTGGCGGGGCGCCCTGCTCCTCCTTGGCGCCATTACCCTTCACCTTACCCCCTGTGGCGCCCTGCTGCGCCCCCTCACGCTCCCTGGGGACGCCCCGGCCCCACCGCGCGGGCCCCTAGCTGCCCTCGGCCTGGGTCTCTTCACACGCCGGGCCTTCTCAGTTTTCGCTCTGGGCACGGCCCTGGTGGGGGGCGGCTATTTCGTCCCCTACGTGCATTTGGCCCCTCACGCTTTAGACCGGGGCCTGGGGGGGTATGGGGCAGCTCTGGTGGTGGCGGTGGCCGCGGTGGGGGACGCGGGCGCCCGGCTGGTCTGCGGGTGGCTGGCGGACCAGGGCTGGGTGCCCCTCTCGCGGCTGCTGGCGGTGTTCGGGGCTCTAACCGGGCTGGGGCTGCTGGCCGTGGGACTGGTGCCCGCGGTGCGGAGCGAGGAGGGCTGGGGGGGCCCCCTGCTGGCCGCGGCTGGGGCCTACGGGCTGAGCGCCGGAAGTTACGCCCCGCTGGTTTTCGGCGTGCTCCCGGGGCTGGTGGGCATCGGCGGTGTCGTACAAGCCACCGGGctgatgatgatgctgatgagCCTCGGGGGGCTTCTGGGCCCTCCGCTGTCAG GACGCCGGACCAAGGGGCAGCACTCACTCCCAAACTGCTGCACCGCGATTCCTATGGAGGCGATCCAGGAGACGCGTGCTGCCTGCTCCTCGAACGCCGCCACAAACTCCACGAAGAAGACACCGAAGGAGCGGAGCACCCCGAACACCAGCGCCGACTGGAAGAACGCTGAGagcaccaccatccatccccagcCTCCGTCGGGGGGCTCGGACCTACGCGCCATCTGGGAG GAAACCTACAGGTCACAAAGACCAAAAATAACTGGAGAGAGGAAGGGCGGCTCTGAACTCACTTGGCGCCAGCACCACCACCTACCGCTTCTTCAGTGGGGATGGAAACTTCTCCTTTGCCCTCCA actggccctgagctaacatccatgcccattttcctctactttatatgtgggacgcctaccacagcatggcttttaccaagcggtgccatgtctgcacccaggctccaaaccggcgaaccccaggccactgagaagcagaacgtgcgaacttaa
- the SLC16A11 gene encoding monocarboxylate transporter 11 isoform X1: protein MVSARPRPPSLSVPGGSGPLWCSLFTERARPSWAPSLQSLPSENPPARGVGRKPGRAIPRPSPSPTARRGRKAMTPKPAGPPDGGWGWVVAAAAFAVNGLSYGLLRSLGLALPDLAEHFDRSAQDTAWVSALALAVQQAASPVGSALSTRWGARPVVMVGGVLTSLGFVFSAFARSLLHLYLGLGVLAGFGWALVFAPALGTLSRYFSRRRVLAVGLALTGNGASSLLLAPTLQFLLDTFGWRGALLLLGAITLHLTPCGALLRPLTLPGDAPAPPRGPLAALGLGLFTRRAFSVFALGTALVGGGYFVPYVHLAPHALDRGLGGYGAALVVAVAAVGDAGARLVCGWLADQGWVPLSRLLAVFGALTGLGLLAVGLVPAVRSEEGWGGPLLAAAGAYGLSAGSYAPLVFGVLPGLVGIGGVVQATGLMMMLMSLGGLLGPPLSGRRTKGQHSLPNCCTAIPMEAIQETRAACSSNAATNSTKKTPKERSTPNTSADWKNAESTTIHPQPPSGGSDLRAIWEETYRSQRPKITGERKGGSELTWRQHHHLPLLQWGWKLLLCPPVTTTSKPHFLI, encoded by the exons ATGGTTTCAGCTCGCCCCCGCCCTCCTTCCCTCAGCGTCCCAGGTGGCTCAGGCCCCCTGTGGTGCTCTCTGTTTACGGAGAGAGCCCGTCCAAGTTGGGCTCCATCTCTGCAATCGCTCCCCTCTGAGAACCCGCCCGCCCGGGGAGTGGGGAGAAAACCAGGCCGTGCCATTCCTCgtccttccccttcccccaccgCCCGGAGAGGTCGG AAGGCGATGACCCCCAAGCCGGCCGGACCCCCGgacgggggctggggctgggtggtGGCGGCCGCAGCCTTCGCGGTGAATGGGCTCTCCTACGGGCTGTTACGCTCCCTGGGTCTTGCCCTCCCTGACCTCGCGGAGCACTTTGACCGAAGCGCTCAGGACACAGCGTGGGTCAGCGCCCTGGCCCTGGCCGTCCAGCAGGCAGCCA GCCCAGTGGGCAGCGCCCTGAGTACCCGCTGGGGGGCGCGCCCGGTGGTCATGGTTGGGGGCGTCCTCACCTCGCTTGGCTTCGTCTTCTCGGCTTTCGCCCGCAGTCTGCTGCACCTCTACCTCGGCCTGGGCGTCCTCGCTG GTTTCGGCTGGGCCCTGGTGTTCGCCCCTGCCCTCGGCACTCTCTCGCGTTACTTCTCCCGCCGTCGAGtcttggccgtggggctggcacTCACGGGCAACGGGGCCTCCTCGCTGCTCCTGGCGCCCACCTTGCAGTTCCTCCTTGATACTTTCGGCTGGCGGGGCGCCCTGCTCCTCCTTGGCGCCATTACCCTTCACCTTACCCCCTGTGGCGCCCTGCTGCGCCCCCTCACGCTCCCTGGGGACGCCCCGGCCCCACCGCGCGGGCCCCTAGCTGCCCTCGGCCTGGGTCTCTTCACACGCCGGGCCTTCTCAGTTTTCGCTCTGGGCACGGCCCTGGTGGGGGGCGGCTATTTCGTCCCCTACGTGCATTTGGCCCCTCACGCTTTAGACCGGGGCCTGGGGGGGTATGGGGCAGCTCTGGTGGTGGCGGTGGCCGCGGTGGGGGACGCGGGCGCCCGGCTGGTCTGCGGGTGGCTGGCGGACCAGGGCTGGGTGCCCCTCTCGCGGCTGCTGGCGGTGTTCGGGGCTCTAACCGGGCTGGGGCTGCTGGCCGTGGGACTGGTGCCCGCGGTGCGGAGCGAGGAGGGCTGGGGGGGCCCCCTGCTGGCCGCGGCTGGGGCCTACGGGCTGAGCGCCGGAAGTTACGCCCCGCTGGTTTTCGGCGTGCTCCCGGGGCTGGTGGGCATCGGCGGTGTCGTACAAGCCACCGGGctgatgatgatgctgatgagCCTCGGGGGGCTTCTGGGCCCTCCGCTGTCAG GACGCCGGACCAAGGGGCAGCACTCACTCCCAAACTGCTGCACCGCGATTCCTATGGAGGCGATCCAGGAGACGCGTGCTGCCTGCTCCTCGAACGCCGCCACAAACTCCACGAAGAAGACACCGAAGGAGCGGAGCACCCCGAACACCAGCGCCGACTGGAAGAACGCTGAGagcaccaccatccatccccagcCTCCGTCGGGGGGCTCGGACCTACGCGCCATCTGGGAG GAAACCTACAGGTCACAAAGACCAAAAATAACTGGAGAGAGGAAGGGCGGCTCTGAACTCACTTGGCGCCAGCACCACCACCTACCGCTTCTTCAGTGGGGATGGAAACTTCTCCTTTGCCCTCCAGTAACAACCACTTCCAAACCACATTTTTTGATCTAA
- the SLC16A11 gene encoding monocarboxylate transporter 11 isoform X3 has product MVSARPRPPSLSVPGGSGPLWCSLFTERARPSWAPSLQSLPSENPPARGVGRKPGRAIPRPSPSPTARRGRKAMTPKPAGPPDGGWGWVVAAAAFAVNGLSYGLLRSLGLALPDLAEHFDRSAQDTAWVSALALAVQQAASFGWALVFAPALGTLSRYFSRRRVLAVGLALTGNGASSLLLAPTLQFLLDTFGWRGALLLLGAITLHLTPCGALLRPLTLPGDAPAPPRGPLAALGLGLFTRRAFSVFALGTALVGGGYFVPYVHLAPHALDRGLGGYGAALVVAVAAVGDAGARLVCGWLADQGWVPLSRLLAVFGALTGLGLLAVGLVPAVRSEEGWGGPLLAAAGAYGLSAGSYAPLVFGVLPGLVGIGGVVQATGLMMMLMSLGGLLGPPLSGRRTKGQHSLPNCCTAIPMEAIQETRAACSSNAATNSTKKTPKERSTPNTSADWKNAESTTIHPQPPSGGSDLRAIWEETYRSQRPKITGERKGGSELTWRQHHHLPLLQWGWKLLLCPPTGPELTSMPIFLYFICGTPTTAWLLPSGAMSAPRLQTGEPQATEKQNVRT; this is encoded by the exons ATGGTTTCAGCTCGCCCCCGCCCTCCTTCCCTCAGCGTCCCAGGTGGCTCAGGCCCCCTGTGGTGCTCTCTGTTTACGGAGAGAGCCCGTCCAAGTTGGGCTCCATCTCTGCAATCGCTCCCCTCTGAGAACCCGCCCGCCCGGGGAGTGGGGAGAAAACCAGGCCGTGCCATTCCTCgtccttccccttcccccaccgCCCGGAGAGGTCGG AAGGCGATGACCCCCAAGCCGGCCGGACCCCCGgacgggggctggggctgggtggtGGCGGCCGCAGCCTTCGCGGTGAATGGGCTCTCCTACGGGCTGTTACGCTCCCTGGGTCTTGCCCTCCCTGACCTCGCGGAGCACTTTGACCGAAGCGCTCAGGACACAGCGTGGGTCAGCGCCCTGGCCCTGGCCGTCCAGCAGGCAGCCA GTTTCGGCTGGGCCCTGGTGTTCGCCCCTGCCCTCGGCACTCTCTCGCGTTACTTCTCCCGCCGTCGAGtcttggccgtggggctggcacTCACGGGCAACGGGGCCTCCTCGCTGCTCCTGGCGCCCACCTTGCAGTTCCTCCTTGATACTTTCGGCTGGCGGGGCGCCCTGCTCCTCCTTGGCGCCATTACCCTTCACCTTACCCCCTGTGGCGCCCTGCTGCGCCCCCTCACGCTCCCTGGGGACGCCCCGGCCCCACCGCGCGGGCCCCTAGCTGCCCTCGGCCTGGGTCTCTTCACACGCCGGGCCTTCTCAGTTTTCGCTCTGGGCACGGCCCTGGTGGGGGGCGGCTATTTCGTCCCCTACGTGCATTTGGCCCCTCACGCTTTAGACCGGGGCCTGGGGGGGTATGGGGCAGCTCTGGTGGTGGCGGTGGCCGCGGTGGGGGACGCGGGCGCCCGGCTGGTCTGCGGGTGGCTGGCGGACCAGGGCTGGGTGCCCCTCTCGCGGCTGCTGGCGGTGTTCGGGGCTCTAACCGGGCTGGGGCTGCTGGCCGTGGGACTGGTGCCCGCGGTGCGGAGCGAGGAGGGCTGGGGGGGCCCCCTGCTGGCCGCGGCTGGGGCCTACGGGCTGAGCGCCGGAAGTTACGCCCCGCTGGTTTTCGGCGTGCTCCCGGGGCTGGTGGGCATCGGCGGTGTCGTACAAGCCACCGGGctgatgatgatgctgatgagCCTCGGGGGGCTTCTGGGCCCTCCGCTGTCAG GACGCCGGACCAAGGGGCAGCACTCACTCCCAAACTGCTGCACCGCGATTCCTATGGAGGCGATCCAGGAGACGCGTGCTGCCTGCTCCTCGAACGCCGCCACAAACTCCACGAAGAAGACACCGAAGGAGCGGAGCACCCCGAACACCAGCGCCGACTGGAAGAACGCTGAGagcaccaccatccatccccagcCTCCGTCGGGGGGCTCGGACCTACGCGCCATCTGGGAG GAAACCTACAGGTCACAAAGACCAAAAATAACTGGAGAGAGGAAGGGCGGCTCTGAACTCACTTGGCGCCAGCACCACCACCTACCGCTTCTTCAGTGGGGATGGAAACTTCTCCTTTGCCCTCCA actggccctgagctaacatccatgcccattttcctctactttatatgtgggacgcctaccacagcatggcttttaccaagcggtgccatgtctgcacccaggctccaaaccggcgaaccccaggccactgagaagcagaacgtgcgaacttaa
- the SLC16A11 gene encoding monocarboxylate transporter 11 isoform X4 — protein sequence MTPKPAGPPDGGWGWVVAAAAFAVNGLSYGLLRSLGLALPDLAEHFDRSAQDTAWVSALALAVQQAASPVGSALSTRWGARPVVMVGGVLTSLGFVFSAFARSLLHLYLGLGVLAGFGWALVFAPALGTLSRYFSRRRVLAVGLALTGNGASSLLLAPTLQFLLDTFGWRGALLLLGAITLHLTPCGALLRPLTLPGDAPAPPRGPLAALGLGLFTRRAFSVFALGTALVGGGYFVPYVHLAPHALDRGLGGYGAALVVAVAAVGDAGARLVCGWLADQGWVPLSRLLAVFGALTGLGLLAVGLVPAVRSEEGWGGPLLAAAGAYGLSAGSYAPLVFGVLPGLVGIGGVVQATGLMMMLMSLGGLLGPPLSGRRTKGQHSLPNCCTAIPMEAIQETRAACSSNAATNSTKKTPKERSTPNTSADWKNAESTTIHPQPPSGGSDLRAIWEETYRSQRPKITGERKGGSELTWRQHHHLPLLQWGWKLLLCPPTGPELTSMPIFLYFICGTPTTAWLLPSGAMSAPRLQTGEPQATEKQNVRT from the exons ATGACCCCCAAGCCGGCCGGACCCCCGgacgggggctggggctgggtggtGGCGGCCGCAGCCTTCGCGGTGAATGGGCTCTCCTACGGGCTGTTACGCTCCCTGGGTCTTGCCCTCCCTGACCTCGCGGAGCACTTTGACCGAAGCGCTCAGGACACAGCGTGGGTCAGCGCCCTGGCCCTGGCCGTCCAGCAGGCAGCCA GCCCAGTGGGCAGCGCCCTGAGTACCCGCTGGGGGGCGCGCCCGGTGGTCATGGTTGGGGGCGTCCTCACCTCGCTTGGCTTCGTCTTCTCGGCTTTCGCCCGCAGTCTGCTGCACCTCTACCTCGGCCTGGGCGTCCTCGCTG GTTTCGGCTGGGCCCTGGTGTTCGCCCCTGCCCTCGGCACTCTCTCGCGTTACTTCTCCCGCCGTCGAGtcttggccgtggggctggcacTCACGGGCAACGGGGCCTCCTCGCTGCTCCTGGCGCCCACCTTGCAGTTCCTCCTTGATACTTTCGGCTGGCGGGGCGCCCTGCTCCTCCTTGGCGCCATTACCCTTCACCTTACCCCCTGTGGCGCCCTGCTGCGCCCCCTCACGCTCCCTGGGGACGCCCCGGCCCCACCGCGCGGGCCCCTAGCTGCCCTCGGCCTGGGTCTCTTCACACGCCGGGCCTTCTCAGTTTTCGCTCTGGGCACGGCCCTGGTGGGGGGCGGCTATTTCGTCCCCTACGTGCATTTGGCCCCTCACGCTTTAGACCGGGGCCTGGGGGGGTATGGGGCAGCTCTGGTGGTGGCGGTGGCCGCGGTGGGGGACGCGGGCGCCCGGCTGGTCTGCGGGTGGCTGGCGGACCAGGGCTGGGTGCCCCTCTCGCGGCTGCTGGCGGTGTTCGGGGCTCTAACCGGGCTGGGGCTGCTGGCCGTGGGACTGGTGCCCGCGGTGCGGAGCGAGGAGGGCTGGGGGGGCCCCCTGCTGGCCGCGGCTGGGGCCTACGGGCTGAGCGCCGGAAGTTACGCCCCGCTGGTTTTCGGCGTGCTCCCGGGGCTGGTGGGCATCGGCGGTGTCGTACAAGCCACCGGGctgatgatgatgctgatgagCCTCGGGGGGCTTCTGGGCCCTCCGCTGTCAG GACGCCGGACCAAGGGGCAGCACTCACTCCCAAACTGCTGCACCGCGATTCCTATGGAGGCGATCCAGGAGACGCGTGCTGCCTGCTCCTCGAACGCCGCCACAAACTCCACGAAGAAGACACCGAAGGAGCGGAGCACCCCGAACACCAGCGCCGACTGGAAGAACGCTGAGagcaccaccatccatccccagcCTCCGTCGGGGGGCTCGGACCTACGCGCCATCTGGGAG GAAACCTACAGGTCACAAAGACCAAAAATAACTGGAGAGAGGAAGGGCGGCTCTGAACTCACTTGGCGCCAGCACCACCACCTACCGCTTCTTCAGTGGGGATGGAAACTTCTCCTTTGCCCTCCA actggccctgagctaacatccatgcccattttcctctactttatatgtgggacgcctaccacagcatggcttttaccaagcggtgccatgtctgcacccaggctccaaaccggcgaaccccaggccactgagaagcagaacgtgcgaacttaa